Within Anopheles nili chromosome 3, idAnoNiliSN_F5_01, whole genome shotgun sequence, the genomic segment ATacaacacacgaacacaccTTTTAAAGTACGTTAGAAACCTACCGAAAACTTTATACCTATGCACCACCTCCTTAttaatagttttgttttgcgttaaAGTGTATTACAAAAGAAATATAGATTATGACTGGCAAAGTAAAAAGGTAACAAAATTTACGAGGATAAAAAACCAAATCAGtagagaaagttttttttccatttgaaCTTGAAGCAAAACGCATTCCTTCGAACTTGTTAACACGGAGCACGTTCGACAAATATCAGAAAGTTTGgggcaaaaatgaaaagttcAATAACTCAAGTTCAATAGCATAGTTAAGCATTCCAGCTACGAAGGTATGGTGTAGAAACACGAACGTTTCGTACCATTTCATGTACTTCTATCGAACGGCAGCGAACATATCGTGCGAGACATTAGTtaagcttcgttttcttgccaTCGAACGTTACCTTTTTCAAATGTTAGTTAATAAGCGTAATGTAAAAACTTGTAATCAATTTCCGTAGCATAACATGTTAGAGTAAAATACCCCGCAAGGGCAACTATGaaggatggaaaacaaaattgttaaCAAGTTAGTAAGCCAAATGAAGCcataatcagaaactaagcaCTCTCGACTAATTCCCTGCGCATCGCAAACCCAGTCCCATTCCACGCTGCAGGGATAGTATCTGCGGTATCTAAATATAACATTgggcaaaaacacaaaaccaataaaaaataacatacaCAAAGCATACCGAACTTTTTTTGCAGCCAATCTTCCGGCACCGCGCAGTAGGAACCGGTAGGATCTACATCTCCCAGGGCGGGTTTTAGTTTTGCTGGACGACCGAATCTACTTCGCCAAACGGTTGCTGCCAACTGCCCTATGTTGTAGGGGTAGGATTTTGAATATAGTAACAGCCATTGCTCATTCCGCTGTCGTTACGAAGCTTGCTTTATTAGTATTCGGGGACCGGGCAACTAATGATGGTCTGGGGACTGACTACAAATGCCACTCTGGCAAGGATAATGGGCCAAGCGTGATCGCAACATTACACCTGTTTCAACGCCGAAGCCGCTATGCAACGGGCCTGTGTCTTCCCACTAGTTCTACCTAGGTGGGCGATTGTCTAGCCGTAGGTCATTACTCATGAATGGATTGTCTTTAGACCGGAATGGGTTTGGACGTTCTACGAACCAACACGTTGCATGTCGCTCTAGAAGCAGGGAAGAACTGACCACACGCTCATTTCCGCTAGCTAAATTTGAGCCCGCCAAATCGTATACTAAACTAATGTTATGCAATTCCGCAATGTTTATTCGACGTGAAAATGTTGGTTTGCTGGAGGGCTTACTTATGGACATTCGTGATTgtgtttgttatttatttaaggacggCCTGGTCGTATTTAGAATGGacatttgtaaaaaataataaaactaatCGATACTCAATAACAAGGAACACGTGTTAGAATatacaacatttttttttcatccttggATGAAGACTCTTGGAATGGTTGGTTCTCGTAATATATTCCACTCACGGACGGTTTGGGGAGGCGGTATTTACAGCATTCGAGTAGCGACTGCAATTTGGCGTGCGTTCCGGGTTCGTTCCGGTTCAATACTCACATCTCGTGGATTGCATAACCTACGTGGCTATCCTAGTGAAAACTGTTCCGCGACAAGGATAACGCTCGTTTGCAGCTATTGAAAGCGAAACCATAAATCATACCAACGATTACCACTTATCGATAAAcatttaaatcaaaattaCATCGATCGCGTAACAACATAAGAGAGAAGAGTAGAGGCGACAGAGTGCTgatagagagatagagagagagcgcagtACAGGAGGATCGTACATTAGAAGATAACATTCCCTGATACGAGAAGATACGTGCAATTGCTGCCGCAGAGACAATTACTGCCCTGGGATTACAAATGTCGATAAGAGTGGTTGGCTAACGTGTGAGGAACTCGGTACTAGGTGTTTGTTGTAGTACTGTTGGTTGATTCGTCTtgtgtgtgattgttttttttctttttgggttttggcGGGTGAAGTGTTGCTGACTGACATGGCAGGATAAGGATTGTATCTGGTTAGAGATTGATTACATCATTCCACGGCTGGCGGTCCACTGCAGATGGCGTTTCGTACGTGCGGTTTCGCTTCCCAATGCAAGGGTTTATCATGTAATTGTCGCCTAATGGTCGCCGTCTGCGGTGTTTCAACCGCCGTCGTTTCGATGAAGCCGGGAAAGGATGACAAACAGCGAGGCAAAGACGGCGGACGGAAAGACAGAACTTGTTGCTTAGCGTGTGGTGTGTCTGTGCCACGGTAGATAACATCGTGCGAGAAACAATCGTTCGTTCCCATTCACCCGGTGCACGGGAATATTGTTTATATTTCGCGTGTATCGACCGTGAGATGATGCTCGTTTGGTCGCGttctattttaaattttgcagGCCAGAATGTAGACTACCAGCACACGAAGCGAACTAAATTCTGACCTTCTTCGACGGTCGCACGCTCAACTCTTTGCCATGGGAAAGGAAATGGATATACATCGAGATTGGGAAGGTAAAAGTGTTGAAGCTACACTGCGCGCGGGAGCTGAAATGGTAAATTTCACCTTCAAACTTTGCCTTCACTTTGTTGGACTCGAACTGCTTCAGAGTGTTCATGAGCAGTTCCCTTTCGTCCTCGTTTAACCTGTACACCAGATCGTGCAGTTGTTCCCTCGTCAGGGTGGAAGCTGCCTGCGTGTAAGCCCGTGTGGTGTTTCTTCCTTGGAAGCTGCTTCGGTCGTTAATTCGCGTCGGCTGCGGGTAATGGTGATGCGTCCCGACGGAGCTGTAGGCAGCACAGGTTGCCCCACCACGTATCCGGTGACTAATTCGAGGCACCACCAGCCTTGGGGGGCAACATTTCGTACACTGCGATAGCATGTTAGTTACGCGCACGAGACACGAAATATTAGCACTCATAGTTGCGGCTGATTTATTGCTTCGGCAAGGATAACTGCGGCGGATTTTCTCCGAACGATGCGATAGGACACTCTTATCTGCCAACTAGATAGGTGGAATCGTATTTTTGATGGATTCAGCCGAATGTATCACTCGCTGCGTGGATCGCGGTAACGTGCGGAAGATGTAAGCCAACACTTTTCACTCTCGCGCCTTTTTCCCGATCTCGAGTCCTTTTTCCCAcggacacatacacacgcacacgtagaCACACGCTGGGAGTCTGTCGGATAACGCCAGGAAAATCCGTAACAAAAGGAGCTCGCGCAAGGCACCTCCGTCGCACGCAACAACGTTtcgaaaaattgttttgacaCTTCACGGTACAATACGCAACCAACAAGAAATGCACatacataaattattttactcAAATTTTAGTTACAAAATTTTAAGTAAATTTGCTACGAAAACCGTTTGCTTTTGTTAGGAATTTGAAATGTTCTTATTGTTGCTACTATACTGGTTTTTTTACAGATCAAATTTTCGTTTGTACGTACAACGTGCTGTGAGTGTTTCTAGAAATAAGGAATATTTCTTATGTAACATATGCAAAAACAATTGTTCATATTAGTTATAGCAAGCACAAATGTCCAAAATCATATTAATACCATCTCCGTTCGCTTTTGACTATTCTATAATGTTAGTTCCGGGTGTATTTTCTTGTAGATCACTGTTATCGTTTACTGATGTATTTGACGTACGTTTGACACTTGGTTGGAAAACAATCGGCTACGCGAACTGCTCACTGCCCACAGATACGTAGCGTACCTACAGCTGGTAAGATATTCACATATTATTTGGCCATTGTCAgccattttcaaatttttacaAACTTTTACTGCTAATGTCTCGCTGTTCAcacaattttattattttgcccTGCCTTTTacgttttgaaaaataacattCGGTAAATGTAACTTGCGTGCAATTGCATGCGAATGGTGTGCAAGTGTTTAATTTGGCCCACGTGCGTTGATTCGAATGCTGCATTTTCCTCCATCAATTGCTTCATTTATAATCCTTTTTCTCATATATATTTCAATCACCTCCTCTGTTATACTAATTTTTATTGCTACCAAGGAATTCCTCAAAAGATTACTATCAAATCGCTTCGAACAATGCTGACAAAGATATGCAGTATGTTTCGCTATAGAAAAACCAATCTCTCTGTTAAATCGAATTGCGTTCCGGAAACACGTGACTGACGATCTATGGTATCTAGTATCCAATCGATGTAAACATCCACATCGGTGTACACCACAGGATAGTGTAAGCTACATGACTTTGGCATAATCTCAATGAAACCACGTAAAAAATATCGTTCTGTTTGATTGACGATTTGAACGGTTTGAAGGGATAAGCCCGGGAATTGTACGAAACAATTTCCATCTGGTGTTATCGATCTTAAAATGCATATGTTGTCACTATCTATAACTATTGCCATACCCTTCCATCGTTTTTGGCACTCGGCGGAACCAACGTATTTTTGAACATCCTTCTCTTTATCGGACATAATATACGTATAGGTGTGATCGTTGTAGTAAAGTTGAGCAATGTCCGACTTCGCATAACTACGCACTTCGTCCATGATGGGCAAGCAAATGGGTTTCACATATGGTTCCGATATATCAGCAGGTTTTCCAAACTGCACAAGTCCAACATCGTTACTGTAGTTTAACCTATCATACTGCGGATGAACGATGATCGTCTGCACTGGAATACTTTGAATGCGAGGATCACAGTCGCTTGCAATTCCTTCCGAGCAATTGCTGAATGCGAGAAAAACTGGACCAAAGTTTACTTTCCGTctaaaatacaaatgaaacGTTCACGGTACAATTCGGAACACTGAATTTGCTCAGATTAAAAATAAGAATATACCTACTCCTTGTCATCGTCGTTCAAGCAACTCGCTGGACCCACCGCGTACCATTCACTTATCAATGTGACCACACATTCGGTTGTAGCAAATATCGGAGCATCCGACGAAACATATCCTATCCATGGCGCAACGGCTTCTGGTGCAATGTCTCTCTGTGAAACTATGCCGCAATTGTTGATGTCTGGCCTCATTCTCGTAGCTTTGTTTCGCACTGGCAACAGATTTACTAAGCCGTCCGTAGGCTTTTCCCCAAGCGACATTTCATTCGGTGTGCTATTTGAATCTTTGTAATGAATGTTATTCAAAATCCAAGTGAGATACAGGCTCGTATCAGTGAAAAAGAATAGGTTTGGAAAGAGATCATTGTCTACATCCTCTATTACATTCAACCCACTCAGAATGTGTCGTTTCTGTCTATCAATTTGTATTACTGTCTGCAACGGAGCTCCAGAGAAGAAGGTGGAAATTTTCTTGCTACTGTTGCCTGCATCGGATGCGCACAATGGAATATTTGTATGGTCGTTTAAATAACCTTTCAACACTAATTGTTCTTGGCAGGTGGCAGGTAGGAGTTTTCTTAGATTTCGGGTCTCCGTTTCGTAAAAGTTAGTTAACATTACTGTCAATTCCAACGGCTTCCTGCCTTCTTGTATGTCCGAAAAGGGTAAGCATATTGGACTGATGTAAGGATGCGCCAGGTCTGCCGGTTGTAGGAGCTCGATCAAAGCGATATTATGGTTAGGATTGCTAAAACTTGGATGaacaattatatttttgatttcaaattCTTTAAAAAACTCGGAACAATCTCTATTGAAACAACCAGTCTTCATGGGATTGTATATTCCAAAAACTATAGAACGCCTGAAAGGTGGATGTCTGAAACGTTAGTACGTGTTATGAAAGTAGTCTTGTAATGTTCAATACATACCACGATGGTCTACCCTCAGTGATATGCGCTGGAACCAACGCATACCATTCGCTTATCAATATAACTGTAGTTTCGAAGACCCAGCCCTGGTCGTGTCGAGTACTGGTCGTGTTTATCGTGGTCCTCATCATTCCGGACCAAGGATAAATAGTAGATATCCCCATTGGCCCATGGTGAGTTACTGTTTGGCCACAGGATTTAAAATCGAACAGACGCGACATTTCGTTATCCGGCGTTTGCTGAAATGTATTCCATTCGGATTCCTCGGTGTCTGGTTCGATGTATCGCATGTTGTACAGCATCCAGTCTAGGTAAGCGTTCACGTTATTGTAAACGGACGGTCGCCGTAATATACAACGGTGATTAAATAGGTTAAATCCTCGGAGAAAATAGCGTTCGCTTTGACCAATCGTTCGTAACTCTTGCAGAGGTTCCCCCGATATTAGCATGTTACAAGGCTCCGCGTCAACAGCTGCCCTGCGTGCACAAATTCGCTTGTTTTCCAACGTTAACGTAAGCCCCTCTTCCTCGTACGTTTTGAAACAATCTGCAGATTCAACATACTCCATGCGATGACTTACGTAGGTAATCTTTACTTTGGAATAGGACGCCACGGTAAAGTTTGTGGTATGATTTGAGCGCAGTTCAGGTATCACTGGTAGGCAAATGGGATTTACATTCGGTTGCGTGGTGTCTGCTGGGCTGGACAACTCTATCAGTGCAATATTGTCGACAAAATTGTTACTGCCGTAGTTCGGGTGGAGCGTAACTCGCTCTATGTCCAGAATTTGTGTCGGATACGTGCAAATTGTTGTTGAGTTCTCAGATGTATCATCAAAATTATTATTACATCTTGTTTCgttgaaatttatcaaaccGCCAAAACGTATCCATCGGCTAAAAACGAGATAAAATGGTATAATAACTTATTATAAATAATGCAATGTAATATTATAACAATTTAAAAGCATAACAATATAGTTTAAATAACAAAAGTATAGTATAATAGTATTCAACGTGACGCGTGAACTAGCATACTCACATATTTTCGTTGTCTCTAAAACAATGTGCAGGGCCTACTGCATACCATTCGGATATAAGCGTTACCAGGCATTCCAGTTCAAGACCATTTTTTGACGGTTTACGTACCATTACTGCACCAACCCATGGCAGGTTCCAAAGCCAACCGTTGGAGGTGATTGTTTGCGATTTTATGCCACACGTCGTGAAGTTGAATAATCGCAACTTTTCTTCATAATCGACTTCTAGCGCTTCCTCGATCTCCACCTCCGAGAGCACCCGAGGATCAACATGCTGCTCCATCCACCCAAGATACTTTGCCACATCTGTAAAGGCCGTGAACTTGGAGCCATCGCATAGGTCCGTATTTTCTCGCTTTGGGGTGAAGGACACTATGCCGCGTACGAACCATTTGCTTCCGATCTCGAAGAACATGCCACCTCCACTGTCCCCATTGCACGCACTGACTCCTGGTTGCCCTCCGCCACAGAACATTTCGGATGTGAGGTGCGTTGCGAACACTCCTCGATCGTTCTCGATGCATGTCATCGGATCAACAACGCCTATCCATGCCTGCTTGAGCTGGTCCGACACGACGTCATCCTCCGTCAACCCAAACCCAACGATGGAGCCGTTTTTTCCGATGATCAACTGCTTGTCACCATCCTCCATGGTCCACACGCAAACGGGCTGGACAAACTTTGTCATCGTGATGTTACTTGCCAACCGCACAAGCGCTATATCGTGGGCAATACTGTTTCGACTGAATTCCGAATGCACCATAATGTCCTTAACAGCGTGTTCCTGTATGTGATCGCTCTCTTCCTGCAAGTGAGATCGGCCAACGTGCACCGAAATCTCAGCCGGTGCGACGATGCCACGGTTGGCGAGCACGCAGTGAGCGGCTTCCAGttgaaaagcaaagaaaaaggacattcatTTGGGTGGAAACACTAACTGCACAAGCTAGCAGCTATGGATGCCTACCGGTGAGGATAGTATTTTCATCAATGATGGAACCGCCGCATTTGTAGCTGAGGCTTCCGTTCATCCGGTAGAAAATAGCTGCATGCCACGGCCAATCGCCAGCCTGTACGTCTTTGCCATGTTGAATGAGATACTCGGTCTTAATCTTTCGTCTGCCACACGCAATGCGTTGCTGTTGGCAATGCACCAGGGCTGGTGCACAAAACACCCAGAACAGGAAAAGAGCACTTGCTGTGTGCAAACGCATGGTAGCTCGTGTGTACTACGGTGTTGTTTCTCTGGTTCTAATAGGAACACTTCACTATGCTGAAAGAAAGCAAGTTGTCCCTGTGAACGTGACCAAAACCGCGCCAACAACAGAAGCCTAATGGAACAACAGCACCCAAATGATACTAGTAATACAATAGtaatcaaacataaaaaaaaaccacttgtcactggttttattttgaattaaCGTTTGGTGTGCTTCTGATTTGAGTAAATCACAGTTTTTCTTCATACCAAATTAGAACCGTATCCAACACGAATCAATGCTCTCACCGATTTACACGTTGGATTTGACCTAGCGATGAAGATTGTTGGATTCTGtacattgttttgtttgaaataattaaaacgtttttccgatttttttttcaaaaaagtcGTGTTTGCAGCTCTAGATGTTTAGCGATCCACCGTTGGATGATGAATGAAACACAGTGCGTGCAGTATTTATTTTGTAGCCGATTTGTCGTGAGGGTTGAATTGATACTAATACGGATGGTGCACATTTTCTTATCAATGCGTGTTCGTATTTCCCTGTCCATTTGTAAACAGACAAGAACAACTTGCATTATCACATGTTGCCAATCAATCTTGTGCAATGTGGAAAATACAACTATTCACGTAGTTATCGTTTTGTTTAATAACAAACTATTCAGCAGCCACGCTGCCTACTTGAAGCTAAACCATGCTCAACTAGAAGCCTTCAAATTTTGCTAGATTTGTTTCTAGTTTCATCTTTAACGTTTCATTACTGCAACGCACAGCTAATGTTTCACTTTACTAGCTTTTGTCCcttgagaagaaaa encodes:
- the LOC128723914 gene encoding uncharacterized protein LOC128723914 is translated as MSANISCLVRVTNMLSQCTKCCPPRLVVPRISHRIRGGATCAAYSSVGTHHHYPQPTRINDRSSFQGRNTTRAYTQAASTLTREQLHDLVYRLNEDERELLMNTLKQFESNKVKAKFEGQLAATVWRSRFGRPAKLKPALGDVDPTGSYCAVPEDWLQKKFAETVPVPPTSDLMKLGLVNALPFIGFGFLDNFTMIIAGDYIEHTLGLFMCISTMAAAALGNTISDVIGIGSAFYVEKVAEMSGVKPPKLSPIQLEMKASRRAANLGRVVGITIGCLLGMCPLLFMKEDKEKEKDKDKAPAVVNVAEK
- the LOC128723915 gene encoding uncharacterized protein LOC128723915 — protein: MRLHTASALFLFWVFCAPALVHCQQQRIACGRRKIKTEYLIQHGKDVQAGDWPWHAAIFYRMNGSLSYKCGGSIIDENTILTAAHCVLANRGIVAPAEISVHVGRSHLQEESDHIQEHAVKDIMVHSEFSRNSIAHDIALVRLASNITMTKFVQPVCVWTMEDGDKQLIIGKNGSIVGFGLTEDDVVSDQLKQAWIGVVDPMTCIENDRGVFATHLTSEMFCGGGQPGVSACNGDSGGGMFFEIGSKWFVRGIVSFTPKRENTDLCDGSKFTAFTDVAKYLGWMEQHVDPRVLSEVEIEEALEVDYEEKLRLFNFTTCGIKSQTITSNGWLWNLPWVGAVMVRKPSKNGLELECLVTLISEWYAVGPAHCFRDNENIRWIRFGGLINFNETRCNNNFDDTSENSTTICTYPTQILDIERVTLHPNYGSNNFVDNIALIELSSPADTTQPNVNPICLPVIPELRSNHTTNFTVASYSKVKITYVSHRMEYVESADCFKTYEEEGLTLTLENKRICARRAAVDAEPCNMLISGEPLQELRTIGQSERYFLRGFNLFNHRCILRRPSVYNNVNAYLDWMLYNMRYIEPDTEESEWNTFQQTPDNEMSRLDCSEFFKEFEIKNIIVHPSFSNPNHNIALIELLQPADLAHPYISPICLPFSDIQEGRKPLELTVMLTNFYETETRNLRKLLPATCQEQLVLKGYLNDHTNIPLCASDAGNSSKKISTFFSGAPLQTVIQIDRQKRHILSGLNVIEDVDNDLFPNLFFFTDTSLYLTWILNNIHYKDSNSTPNEMSLGEKPTDGLVNLLPVRNKATRMRPDINNCGIVSQRDIAPEAVAPWIGYVSSDAPIFATTECVVTLISEWYAVGPASCLNDDDKERKVNFGPVFLAFSNCSEGIASDCDPRIQSIPVQTIIVHPQYDRLNYSNDVGLVQFGKPADISEPYVKPICLPIMDEVRSYAKSDIAQLYYNDHTYTYIMSDKEKDVQKYVGSAECQKRWKGMAIVIDSDNICILRSITPDGNCFVQFPGLSLQTVQIVNQTERYFLRGFIEIMPKSCSLHYPVVYTDVDVYIDWILDTIDRQSRVSGTQFDLTERLVFL